A stretch of Paraburkholderia phenazinium DNA encodes these proteins:
- a CDS encoding ATP-binding protein produces METVLNGLSVTQRRFEISDPSSISFARRGINEVAYSVGFDDTVLGKLAIIVTECATNQLKHAQRGELLVRPIARESGSGSPLPARYGVELLAIDNGPGILDLHACFVDGYTTAGSPGNGMGAIQRLSDELDIWSVPDRGTALRIVMWAAGADASVPDNPSPIVYGAINLPLHGETLCGDAWICGYADGEFQVLVADGLGHGPLANTAALAATETFARRGAASVTEIVAASHEALRPTRGAALGVASIPAPEAGEGATGSARFCGVGNIAASVWTSSSHRHLVSHAGIVGHQIRKTQEFQVDWPYDGLLILHSDGLATRWDLGRYPGLAQRHPALIAAVLYRDFTRGRDDVTVFVARARRSGDA; encoded by the coding sequence ATGGAAACCGTTTTGAATGGGCTGAGCGTGACCCAGCGGCGGTTCGAGATCAGCGATCCCAGCTCGATTTCGTTTGCGCGGCGTGGCATCAATGAAGTGGCGTATAGCGTCGGCTTTGACGACACGGTGCTCGGCAAGCTGGCGATCATCGTGACCGAGTGCGCGACCAATCAGCTCAAACATGCGCAACGCGGCGAACTGCTGGTGCGGCCGATTGCCCGCGAGAGCGGATCCGGCTCACCGCTGCCTGCCCGTTATGGCGTTGAACTGCTCGCGATAGACAACGGCCCCGGCATCCTCGATCTGCACGCCTGTTTTGTCGACGGCTACACGACGGCCGGCAGTCCCGGCAACGGCATGGGTGCGATTCAACGGCTCAGCGACGAGCTCGACATCTGGAGCGTGCCAGACCGCGGTACGGCACTGCGTATCGTGATGTGGGCCGCGGGGGCGGATGCGAGCGTGCCAGACAATCCATCGCCGATTGTGTACGGCGCGATCAATCTGCCCCTGCACGGCGAAACGCTATGCGGCGATGCGTGGATTTGCGGCTACGCGGACGGCGAATTCCAGGTACTGGTTGCCGACGGCCTGGGGCACGGTCCGCTTGCCAACACAGCAGCACTCGCCGCCACGGAGACGTTTGCGCGACGCGGCGCCGCGAGCGTGACAGAAATTGTCGCGGCGTCGCATGAAGCGCTGCGGCCTACACGCGGAGCCGCGCTCGGCGTCGCGAGCATTCCAGCCCCCGAGGCGGGAGAAGGTGCCACCGGCAGCGCACGTTTTTGCGGCGTCGGCAACATCGCGGCGAGCGTGTGGACGTCGTCGAGTCATCGCCATCTGGTGTCGCACGCGGGCATCGTCGGTCATCAGATACGCAAGACCCAGGAGTTTCAGGTCGACTGGCCTTATGACGGACTCCTGATTCTCCATTCCGATGGCCTTGCAACGCGCTGGGACCTGGGCCGCTATCCGGGTCTGGCGCAGCGTCATCCGGCATTGATTGCGGCAGTGCTCTATCGCGACTTCACGCGCGGTCGCGACGACGTGACGGTATTTGTCGCGCGTGCGCGGCGCAGCGGGGACGCATGA
- a CDS encoding hybrid sensor histidine kinase/response regulator has product MNDATANLILNVDDNDGARYAKSRILSRAGFEVIEAANGTQALELARASLPDLVLLDVKLPDINGFEVCRQIKASPETAAILVLQTSAAAVQSIDRIRGLDGGADSYLIEPIEPAELIAHVRALLRVRRAEGALRESEERFRQMAENIDDVFWMLDPATDQLLYVSPAYHRLWGDPATLPQPGPAHWAGRIHPEDEAMVEAAYRELVSGTPYEIEYRIVRPNGTMRWVAERAFPVRDSRDSIYRLAGVVNDISERKANEMVLRDADRRKDEFLAMLAHELRNPLAPIRNAIELLDPSRAPTTQNFETMREVIGRQVRHLSRLVDDLLDVARITQGKITLRQENVSLAAAIEAAVETVAPALAKKAHTVKTEMPDDSLYIVGDGVRIAQVLGNILSNAVKYTPQEGEILIDVRESDEDVQITVRDNGVGMSAETIPHIFDLFVQSQNSLERSEGGLGIGLPLARTLVELHGGQIQAFSAGAGQGSEFVVRLPLTRRVQPGQPALPAESVAAPPVAPSAGPALRLLLVDDSVDAATLLSMVLEADGYDVRIAHEATQALEIAAQFKPEIVLLDLGLPGMDGFQLAQEMRKLDSTAGALLVAVTGYGQAGDRQRSHDAGFDYHLVKPVAVEEIHRVIETRFPKASSLSGSGVPEA; this is encoded by the coding sequence ATGAACGACGCGACCGCCAACCTGATACTCAATGTCGATGACAACGACGGCGCCCGCTATGCGAAGAGTCGAATCCTCTCACGTGCCGGCTTCGAGGTGATCGAGGCCGCCAATGGCACTCAGGCCCTCGAACTCGCGCGCGCCTCGCTGCCAGACCTGGTTCTGCTCGACGTCAAGCTGCCGGACATCAATGGCTTCGAGGTATGCCGCCAGATCAAGGCCTCTCCGGAGACCGCGGCCATTCTGGTGCTGCAGACCTCTGCTGCGGCTGTGCAAAGCATCGACCGGATCAGAGGGCTCGACGGCGGCGCGGACAGCTACCTGATCGAGCCTATCGAACCCGCCGAACTCATCGCACATGTGCGTGCGCTGCTGCGCGTGCGCCGCGCGGAGGGTGCCTTGCGCGAAAGCGAAGAGCGCTTCAGGCAGATGGCGGAAAACATCGACGACGTGTTCTGGATGCTCGATCCAGCGACGGATCAACTGCTTTACGTCAGTCCTGCTTATCATCGTTTGTGGGGAGACCCGGCGACCTTGCCGCAGCCGGGACCGGCGCACTGGGCAGGCAGGATTCACCCGGAGGACGAAGCCATGGTCGAGGCGGCGTACCGTGAGCTCGTCAGCGGCACGCCGTACGAGATCGAATACCGGATAGTGCGCCCCAACGGCACGATGCGCTGGGTTGCCGAGCGTGCCTTTCCAGTGCGCGATTCGCGTGATTCGATCTATCGGCTAGCCGGCGTGGTCAACGATATCTCCGAGCGCAAGGCCAACGAAATGGTGTTGCGCGACGCGGATCGCCGCAAGGATGAGTTTCTCGCCATGCTTGCGCATGAGCTGCGCAATCCGCTTGCGCCGATCCGCAATGCGATCGAGTTGCTCGATCCGAGCCGAGCGCCCACCACGCAGAATTTCGAAACGATGCGCGAAGTGATCGGACGCCAGGTGAGGCACCTGAGCCGGCTCGTCGACGACCTGCTCGATGTGGCGCGTATCACGCAGGGCAAAATCACGCTGCGTCAGGAGAACGTCAGTCTCGCCGCAGCGATCGAGGCAGCCGTCGAAACCGTCGCACCCGCACTCGCCAAAAAGGCGCACACGGTGAAGACCGAGATGCCGGACGACTCGCTCTACATCGTCGGCGATGGCGTGCGGATTGCGCAGGTGCTCGGCAACATCCTCTCGAACGCGGTGAAATATACGCCGCAGGAAGGCGAAATTCTGATCGACGTGCGCGAGTCGGATGAAGACGTGCAAATCACCGTTCGCGACAACGGGGTTGGCATGAGCGCCGAGACGATTCCGCATATCTTCGACCTGTTCGTGCAATCGCAGAACTCGCTGGAGCGCTCTGAGGGTGGCCTCGGTATCGGGCTGCCGTTGGCGCGCACGCTGGTTGAATTGCATGGCGGCCAGATCCAGGCATTCTCGGCCGGCGCCGGGCAGGGCAGCGAGTTCGTGGTGCGCTTGCCGCTCACGCGCCGCGTGCAGCCGGGGCAGCCGGCGCTGCCGGCCGAGTCCGTCGCTGCACCGCCTGTAGCGCCGAGCGCAGGACCGGCTTTGCGCCTGCTGCTGGTGGACGACAGCGTGGACGCCGCGACTTTACTGTCGATGGTCCTGGAAGCGGACGGCTACGACGTGCGCATTGCACACGAGGCGACCCAGGCGCTGGAAATCGCGGCGCAGTTCAAGCCCGAGATCGTATTGCTGGATCTGGGCCTGCCAGGTATGGACGGCTTTCAGCTTGCCCAGGAGATGCGCAAGCTGGATAGCACCGCGGGTGCGCTGCTAGTCGCCGTCACCGGTTACGGCCAGGCGGGCGACCGTCAGCGATCCCACGACGCGGGTTTCGACTATCACCTGGTCAAACCGGTGGCGGTGGAGGAGATCCACCGGGTGATCGAGACTCGCTTCCCTAAGGCCTCGAGTCTGTCCGGAAGCGGAGTGCCGGAGGCCTAA
- a CDS encoding anti-sigma regulatory factor, with amino-acid sequence MPIRSDEQIVRLRRFVREKAVAHGFSLIDQTKFVTAASELARNTLIYGGGGDVHLYTLHRNGRIGLRLEFIDNGPGIADISRALSDGYTTGNGLGLGLGGAKRLCDEFEIRSAPGEGTHISVTKWKPF; translated from the coding sequence ATGCCGATCCGCTCGGACGAACAGATCGTGCGGTTGCGGCGTTTCGTGCGCGAAAAGGCGGTGGCCCATGGCTTTTCGCTGATCGATCAGACGAAATTCGTGACCGCGGCCAGCGAACTTGCACGCAATACGCTGATATATGGCGGGGGAGGCGACGTACACTTATACACGTTGCACCGTAACGGCCGTATTGGCCTCAGGCTCGAGTTCATCGACAACGGACCTGGCATCGCAGATATTTCGCGAGCGCTGTCCGACGGCTATACCACCGGCAACGGTCTGGGCCTCGGCCTGGGCGGCGCCAAGCGGCTGTGCGATGAGTTCGAGATCCGTTCGGCGCCCGGCGAAGGTACACATATTTCGGTGACCAAATGGAAACCGTTTTGA
- a CDS encoding ATP-binding response regulator — protein sequence MMAELLQVLPLDSELSVVAARRRAREISEALAFTKHDQIRIATSVLEVARVVFLASSSGRAEFLLEKATQPPGLLIRLVAPAMSVAKLLERSAGAEHAGTGEVPGPLGVLAAQRLMDACSIDDVDGDAVVTLMKHLSAQAPLAVDKAVAVLVQQTGTSGAGGSFDEMQWQSRELAAALDELQERQEELTRLTRELEDTNRGVVALYAELDERADHLRRADDAKSRFLSNMSHEFRSPLYSIRALSKLLMDRTDGDLTDEQAKQVRFIRKAAEELSETVDDLLDLAKIEAGKVELRPAEFEVANLFSALRGMLRPLLPTADVELVFEPCDEIPPVYTDEGKVSQILRNFVSNALKFTEHGEVRVRAQYDADQKLLTFAVSDTGIGIAPEHQQSIFEEFEQVENRLQTYVKGTGLGLPLCSKLCKLLGGTVGLVSELGKGSTFTATIQAYLPQIVGPEPRTPLASDTDTGRDMVLFVSTSQDDRLRYEASLHNTRYRSANAATVREARSTLAMTAACAVLIDMESGREDGWSWLGELREQDSVVGRVEGVVRAAGDSRKRHVPVIVLSDVDQRGRAESLGADAFFVKPLSGNELLTSLDAMLSAP from the coding sequence ATGATGGCCGAGCTGCTGCAAGTCCTTCCGCTCGACAGCGAACTCTCGGTAGTCGCGGCGCGTCGGCGTGCCCGCGAAATCAGCGAAGCGCTCGCGTTCACAAAGCATGACCAGATCCGCATCGCAACCTCCGTACTCGAGGTCGCACGGGTCGTATTTCTCGCGAGCTCCAGCGGACGCGCGGAATTTTTGCTTGAGAAGGCGACTCAACCACCAGGGCTGTTGATCCGTCTGGTGGCTCCCGCAATGTCTGTCGCAAAGCTGCTGGAACGGTCAGCCGGCGCAGAACACGCCGGCACCGGTGAGGTTCCGGGTCCGCTTGGGGTACTTGCAGCTCAACGGCTGATGGATGCGTGTTCGATCGACGATGTGGACGGCGATGCCGTCGTCACGCTGATGAAGCACCTGTCGGCGCAGGCGCCGCTCGCTGTCGACAAAGCGGTTGCAGTGCTCGTCCAGCAAACCGGTACGTCAGGCGCGGGAGGTTCGTTCGACGAAATGCAGTGGCAAAGTCGCGAACTGGCCGCGGCGCTCGATGAACTGCAGGAACGCCAGGAAGAACTCACGCGGCTTACCCGCGAACTGGAAGACACCAATCGCGGCGTGGTTGCGCTCTACGCGGAACTGGACGAGCGCGCCGACCATCTGCGTCGCGCCGACGACGCCAAGTCGCGCTTCCTGTCGAACATGAGTCATGAATTTCGCTCGCCGCTGTATTCGATTCGCGCGCTGTCGAAACTGCTGATGGATCGCACCGACGGCGACTTGACGGATGAGCAGGCCAAACAGGTGCGCTTCATCCGCAAGGCGGCAGAAGAACTCTCCGAAACCGTCGACGACCTGCTCGATCTCGCCAAGATCGAAGCGGGCAAGGTCGAATTGCGTCCGGCCGAGTTTGAGGTGGCTAATCTGTTCTCGGCGTTGCGCGGCATGCTACGACCGCTCTTGCCGACCGCCGACGTCGAACTGGTGTTCGAGCCGTGCGATGAGATTCCGCCGGTCTACACCGACGAAGGCAAGGTTTCGCAGATTCTCCGCAATTTTGTATCCAATGCATTAAAGTTTACCGAGCACGGCGAAGTCCGTGTGCGAGCCCAATACGACGCTGATCAGAAACTGTTGACGTTCGCGGTTTCGGATACGGGCATCGGTATTGCGCCCGAGCATCAGCAAAGCATTTTCGAAGAATTCGAACAGGTGGAAAACCGGCTGCAGACCTATGTAAAAGGTACCGGGCTTGGACTTCCGTTATGTAGCAAGCTCTGCAAGCTGTTAGGCGGCACGGTGGGTCTGGTGAGCGAGCTGGGCAAGGGCTCGACTTTCACGGCGACCATTCAGGCCTATCTACCGCAGATCGTCGGACCGGAGCCTCGCACGCCTCTCGCTAGCGATACCGATACCGGGCGCGATATGGTGCTCTTTGTTTCGACCAGTCAGGATGACCGGCTGCGTTATGAGGCGTCCCTGCATAACACGCGCTACCGCTCGGCCAACGCGGCCACCGTGCGGGAAGCCAGGTCGACCCTGGCGATGACGGCGGCGTGCGCCGTGCTGATCGATATGGAATCCGGACGCGAAGACGGTTGGTCCTGGCTAGGCGAATTGCGCGAGCAGGACTCGGTTGTGGGCCGCGTTGAAGGCGTGGTGCGAGCCGCTGGCGATTCGCGCAAGCGTCACGTGCCGGTGATCGTTCTGAGCGATGTGGACCAGCGCGGCCGCGCCGAATCTCTTGGCGCAGACGCTTTCTTTGTTAAACCGCTGTCGGGCAACGAACTGCTCACTTCGCTGGACGCGATGTTGAGCGCCCCCTGA
- a CDS encoding sugar-binding transcriptional regulator, with protein sequence MQKASVAPESVENDEQNPARRLRLRAAWMYFVEEMTQNEIALKLGVGRVTVVRLLAAARERNEVKISIGDRLAECVEAERLLESRFGIDEAIVVPLSARGADATGPIAAATGAYVSSLVRADMRIGVAWGRTLVSSLAFMSERTVENVSVVSLLGGIMKARKFNPAEFAWRFASLFQADCYLMTAPLVVDSAATRQTLIERCGLSDIFELAKSLDAVVLGAAGMGADATAHVSKFISNADRASLLKAGAVGDVLFNFFDSSGKLVDHPINERVMSVPLDIVKKVPVRVMAAGGASKVPALAAALKIIRPTVLITDEYTAKDVLKLAGPG encoded by the coding sequence TTGCAGAAAGCGAGTGTTGCCCCGGAAAGCGTCGAGAACGACGAACAGAATCCCGCGCGGCGTCTGCGTTTGCGGGCCGCGTGGATGTATTTCGTCGAGGAAATGACCCAGAACGAAATCGCCCTGAAGCTGGGCGTCGGGCGTGTGACCGTCGTGCGGTTGCTGGCCGCTGCGCGCGAGCGCAACGAAGTGAAGATCAGCATCGGCGATCGTCTGGCGGAGTGTGTCGAGGCAGAGCGTCTGCTCGAAAGCCGCTTCGGCATCGACGAGGCGATCGTCGTGCCGCTATCGGCGCGCGGCGCCGACGCAACCGGTCCGATCGCGGCGGCGACCGGCGCCTATGTATCGTCGCTGGTGCGTGCCGACATGCGCATTGGCGTGGCCTGGGGCCGGACCCTGGTCAGCTCGCTCGCCTTCATGAGCGAGCGCACGGTGGAGAACGTGTCGGTGGTGTCGCTGCTCGGCGGCATCATGAAAGCGCGCAAGTTCAACCCGGCTGAATTCGCCTGGCGTTTTGCATCGTTGTTTCAGGCGGATTGTTATCTGATGACCGCACCGCTGGTAGTGGATAGCGCGGCCACGCGTCAAACCCTGATCGAACGCTGTGGCCTTAGCGATATTTTCGAACTCGCCAAGTCGCTCGACGCAGTTGTGCTCGGTGCCGCAGGCATGGGCGCGGATGCGACGGCGCATGTGTCGAAATTCATCTCCAATGCCGACCGCGCGTCGTTGTTGAAGGCCGGCGCAGTGGGCGACGTGCTGTTCAATTTCTTCGATTCCAGCGGCAAGCTGGTCGATCATCCGATCAACGAACGCGTGATGTCGGTGCCGCTCGATATCGTCAAGAAGGTACCCGTACGCGTGATGGCCGCGGGCGGTGCCAGCAAGGTGCCGGCACTGGCTGCCGCGCTGAAGATAATCAGGCCGACTGTTCTCATCACGGACGAGTACACCGCGAAAGACGTCCTCAAGCTTGCCGGTCCTGGCTGA
- a CDS encoding STAS domain-containing protein → MERIPILRMGKLLLVTIQVDMHDRLAMTLQDDLTSRIVKDRAKGVLIDISSLDVVDSFIGRMIGDTAAMARVLDAETVVVGMQPSVAITLVELGLALPGVRTALNVEKGMALLTGTSPL, encoded by the coding sequence ATGGAACGCATTCCGATTCTGCGGATGGGCAAACTCCTGCTTGTCACCATTCAGGTCGACATGCACGATCGTCTCGCCATGACGCTGCAGGACGATTTGACGAGCCGTATCGTCAAAGACCGCGCCAAAGGCGTGCTGATCGATATTTCGTCGCTGGATGTGGTGGATTCGTTCATCGGCCGGATGATCGGCGACACGGCCGCGATGGCGCGTGTGCTCGACGCTGAAACCGTGGTGGTCGGCATGCAGCCTTCCGTCGCGATCACGCTGGTCGAACTCGGACTGGCGCTCCCCGGCGTGCGTACTGCGCTGAACGTTGAAAAAGGCATGGCGCTCCTGACTGGTACGTCACCGCTTTGA